In a single window of the Cervus elaphus chromosome 1, mCerEla1.1, whole genome shotgun sequence genome:
- the LOC122703415 gene encoding glycine N-phenylacetyltransferase-like → MTGNEEMFKLSSMDPTHAALVNKFWHFGGNKRSQRFIERCIQAFLTFCLLGPEGTPASWSLMDQTGEIRMGPTLPEYWGHGLISHMLAVHTRALDQLGVPAYNHTDKANKITWRISDNLRHIAIPRGWNQWNRVPL, encoded by the exons atgACGGG TAACGAGGAGATGTTTAAGCTCTCATCCATGGATCCTACACATGCCGCTTTGGTGAATAAATTCTGGCATTTTGGTGGCAATAAGAGGAGCCAGAGATTCATCGAGCGCTGTATCCAGGCCTTCCTCACCTTCTGCCTGCTGGGGCCCGAGGGGACCCCTGCGTCCTGGTCCCTGATGGACCAGACGGGAGAGATCCGGATGGGGCCCACCCTGCCCGAGTACTGGGGCCACGGGCTCATCTCCCACATGCTGGCTGTCCACACCCGGGCTCTGGACCAGCTCGGCGTCCCTGCGTATAACCACACAGACAAAGCCAACAAAATCACATGGAGAATCAGTGACAACCTGCGTCACATCGCCATCCCCCGTGGTTGGAACCAATGGAACCGCGTGCCCCTGTGA
- the GLYATL2 gene encoding glycine N-acyltransferase-like protein 2 encodes MLVLREPQQLQILYDSLEESTPESLKVYGALFHIRNKNPFNLEVLVDAWPEYQTVVIRPQKEEMKDDLDYYINTYHIFTKAPDKLEEVLACPQVINWEQAFQIQGCQENLGKALQKVAASKSVKIDYLRTVLFVFEKPTFEASSGDKMDLMTLMQVPEVLKDRRKETFQSTFLDVSHARLVNEHWEWGKNEKSLKYVERCLQNFIGFGILNSEGNLISWCITEQSCEIRMGYTFPKYRGQGHMWQIGGNSMAYFFSKKLPFYIHVSEDKEKTQQMLMNFGFKNALCGWHQWKCTPKKYC; translated from the exons GTGTATGGCGCCCTTTTCCACATTAGAAATAAAAACCCGTTCAACCTGGAGGTGCTGGTGGATGCCTGGCCAGAGTATCAGACAGTCGTCATACGGCCTCAGAAAGAG GAGATGAAGGATGACCTGGATTATTATATCAACACTTACCACATCTTCACCAAAGCTCCTGACAAGTTAGAGGAAGTCCTAGCATGCCCGCAGGTCATCAACTGGGAACAAGCCTTCCAGATCCAAG GTTGTCAAGAGAACTTGGGCAAGGCACTACAAAAAGttgcagcttcaaaatcagtgaaGATAGATTATCTGAGAACCGTACTTTTTGTGTTTGAAAAACCAACATTCGAGGCATCGAGTGGTGACAAGATGGATTTGATGACGTTAATGCAAGTTCCTGAAGTGCTGAAAGATAGAAG GAAAGAAACTTTTCAGAGCACCTTCTTGGATGTCTCGCATGCAAGGCTTGTGAATGAGCACTGGGAGTGggggaaaaatgagaagagcttGAAATATGTTGAACGCTGTCTCCAGAATTTTATAGGATTTGGTATTCTGAATTCAGAAGGGAACCTCATCTCTTGGTGTATTACAGAACAGTCCTGTGAGATAAGAATGGGTTACACTTTCCCCAAATACCGAGGCCAAGGCCACATGTGGCAAATAGGTGGTAACAGTAtggcatattttttttcaaaaaaattgccgttttatatacatgtgtcagaagataaagaaaaaactCAACAGATGTTGATGAATTTTGGGTTCAAGAATGCTCTTTGTGGCTGGCATCAGTGGAAATGCACCCCAAAGAAATACTGTTGA